A single region of the Bifidobacterium asteroides DSM 20089 genome encodes:
- a CDS encoding chloride channel protein, translating to MHIQRKPDQTPGPNRGLRLPRSWGLVVSVLCLGLLVGLSSGLLARFFELTQVGLLGFAETPEAPTAEVVSPIRRLASVTIAGLVAGLVWAWLRTRTRLVPSVGQAVEGAPMPPGRTVVHVLTQIFFVAAGGSIGREVAPREAGALLGGLWTRMGRRLGLRDQDGPLLVASAAGAGFAGIYIAPLTGAFFGIEVLLRRVDAEVVTVNLAMSALATLVGGSIKGFAPYYKVGSEPFRPWLMAVVLLIGPVMGLLGAGFRRMTSWAEAHRTNGPAAIWQLTGVALLTGLVALAVPQVMGNGRALAQMGMDQRLPVGFSGLQLAQSLALLALFALAKALLTTATIRAGAFGGTLTPSIALGSAMGAVLGLLLAGLAPGLPVWQCAVIGAASLLAASQQAPLMAMAMLMEVCHLPVMAFMPMGLAVALSMAVSRLFVAKA from the coding sequence GTGCATATTCAACGAAAGCCTGACCAGACTCCAGGGCCCAATCGCGGACTCCGGCTTCCCCGTAGCTGGGGTCTGGTGGTCTCGGTGCTCTGCCTGGGCCTGTTGGTCGGACTTTCCTCAGGCCTGCTGGCAAGGTTCTTCGAGTTGACACAGGTCGGCCTGTTGGGTTTCGCTGAGACTCCAGAGGCTCCCACGGCTGAGGTGGTGTCGCCGATCAGGAGGCTGGCCTCGGTGACCATTGCCGGACTGGTGGCTGGGCTGGTCTGGGCCTGGCTGCGGACGAGGACCAGGCTGGTTCCCTCGGTTGGCCAGGCCGTCGAGGGTGCGCCCATGCCCCCGGGGCGGACCGTGGTTCATGTGCTCACCCAGATTTTCTTTGTGGCTGCCGGCGGTTCCATAGGCAGGGAGGTGGCCCCTCGCGAGGCAGGGGCCCTTCTGGGCGGTCTCTGGACCAGGATGGGTCGACGGCTGGGGCTGCGTGATCAGGACGGTCCGTTGCTGGTGGCATCTGCAGCTGGTGCGGGATTCGCCGGCATTTACATTGCGCCTCTGACTGGGGCCTTCTTCGGCATTGAGGTGTTGCTGCGGCGGGTGGATGCCGAAGTGGTGACGGTCAATCTGGCCATGTCAGCCCTGGCTACCCTGGTTGGCGGCTCTATCAAGGGGTTCGCTCCATACTATAAGGTCGGCTCCGAGCCCTTCCGGCCATGGCTTATGGCAGTGGTCCTCTTGATCGGACCGGTCATGGGACTGCTGGGGGCCGGATTCCGGCGGATGACCTCCTGGGCGGAGGCCCATAGGACCAATGGTCCTGCGGCTATCTGGCAGCTGACAGGGGTTGCCCTGCTGACCGGTCTGGTCGCTCTGGCTGTCCCCCAGGTCATGGGCAACGGCCGGGCCCTGGCCCAGATGGGCATGGATCAGCGGTTGCCTGTCGGGTTCTCAGGGCTCCAGCTGGCTCAGTCACTTGCCCTTTTGGCCCTCTTTGCGCTGGCCAAGGCTCTGCTGACCACAGCTACCATCCGTGCCGGGGCCTTCGGTGGCACCCTGACGCCGTCCATAGCCCTGGGATCCGCCATGGGCGCTGTTCTGGGTCTCTTGCTGGCAGGTCTTGCGCCCGGCCTACCGGTTTGGCAGTGCGCTGTAATCGGCGCCGCCTCCCTGCTGGCAGCATCCCAGCAGGCCCCGCTCATGGCCATGGCCATGTTGATGGAGGTCTGTCACCTGCCGGTCATGGCCTTCATGCCCATGGGCCTGGCTGTGGCCCTGTCGATGGCGGTCTCGCGTCTATTCGTGGCTAAAGCATAA
- a CDS encoding heavy metal translocating P-type ATPase, whose protein sequence is MSNILVLIAALAITAGIIWYFFAPRKATQAKDEGGVQTVHITVKGGYSPQLIQVQAGRPVKLVFDRQESGECSSHVVFNDFNIDKTLPAFQTSTIQLTPPKAGDYPFACGMNMLHGMLRATDGPTTGSAEAQPEHSQAEPAEAAKSTQTTGGSDQDEADQERTAEIHDLTRRFIIALVFTLPVFIPAMFGMFLHMPHILMNPWVQLVLILPVMFYSGWPIHRTGWLALAHRAPEMNSLVALGTATAFLYSLVVTVAPQLLPEGSREPYYEAVGTIITLMILGQILEARARRGTGDAIRALVGLRPKTATVVRADQDGRETTQEIAVDDVAVGDVIQVHPGEKLPVDGQVISGSSSVDESMVTGEPMPVLKQEGDSLVGATVNGTGSLRYRATQVGQDTVLAQIIRLVKTAQTSKAPIQKLADRISSIFIPGVILVALWTFVAWWMFGPMPRGVYGIVAAVSVLVIACPCALGLATPLSVTIGTGRGARAGVLYRSAEALQGAHDVDTIVLDKTGTITQGRPELADALSVQGLDENLLIRAAASAESNSEHPLAQAIVQAAKDRNLELVPAKDFDSVTGAGIDATFPSGSFEGSKGTSHVLVGNRRLLEGKGIDLENETANQAGSQHLFDTARSWEDQGRTTIFVAIDGRLAGVLAVTDQVKTGSKQAIHDMNERGIQTIMLTGDNQGTAEQVGGQVGVTRVVAQIHPEDKASIVKVLQAQGHKVAMIGDGINDAPALAQADLGMAIGTGTDVAIESADVTLVSGDLNAAVKAIDLSAATMRNIHQNLWFAFGYNGLGIPIAAGVLYPFIGLLLNPMIAGAAMAFSSLSVVLNANRLRHTPLKARPVKETRPIDMDALTRDLSISTNQEKGNEMGLFHHHDDMQQNQTQADKVTDPVCGMSIDPSTAAAKRDYQGKTYYFCSQNCVDTFDADPQKVLDK, encoded by the coding sequence ATGAGCAACATCCTGGTCCTTATTGCAGCCCTGGCCATCACGGCGGGCATCATCTGGTACTTCTTCGCACCCAGAAAGGCCACCCAGGCCAAGGATGAGGGCGGCGTCCAGACCGTCCACATCACAGTCAAGGGCGGATACAGCCCTCAACTGATCCAGGTTCAGGCAGGACGGCCGGTCAAGCTGGTCTTCGACCGCCAGGAAAGCGGGGAATGCTCCTCTCACGTGGTCTTCAACGACTTCAACATCGACAAGACCCTGCCCGCTTTCCAGACCTCGACCATCCAGCTGACCCCGCCCAAGGCCGGCGACTACCCCTTTGCCTGCGGGATGAACATGCTCCACGGAATGCTCCGGGCCACCGATGGGCCGACGACCGGCAGTGCCGAGGCACAACCCGAACATTCGCAAGCCGAACCTGCCGAGGCCGCCAAATCCACCCAGACCACTGGCGGCAGCGACCAGGACGAGGCGGATCAAGAGCGCACGGCGGAAATCCACGACCTGACCAGGCGATTCATCATAGCCCTGGTCTTCACGCTCCCGGTCTTCATTCCGGCCATGTTCGGCATGTTCCTGCACATGCCCCACATTCTGATGAACCCCTGGGTCCAGCTGGTCCTGATCCTGCCGGTGATGTTCTATTCCGGCTGGCCCATCCACCGCACCGGGTGGCTGGCCCTGGCACACCGGGCCCCGGAGATGAACTCCCTGGTTGCCCTGGGCACTGCCACGGCCTTCCTCTACTCGCTGGTGGTCACCGTGGCCCCGCAACTCCTGCCTGAGGGAAGCCGCGAGCCATATTACGAGGCCGTAGGCACCATCATCACCCTGATGATCCTCGGTCAGATCCTGGAGGCACGGGCCCGGCGCGGCACCGGCGATGCCATCCGCGCCCTTGTCGGTCTGAGGCCCAAGACCGCCACCGTGGTGAGGGCCGACCAAGACGGCAGGGAGACCACCCAAGAGATCGCTGTCGACGATGTAGCCGTAGGAGACGTGATTCAGGTCCATCCGGGCGAGAAGCTGCCAGTGGACGGCCAGGTCATATCCGGATCATCCTCAGTGGACGAATCCATGGTGACCGGCGAGCCCATGCCCGTCCTCAAGCAGGAGGGCGATTCCCTGGTCGGAGCCACCGTCAACGGCACAGGCTCCCTGCGCTACAGGGCCACCCAGGTAGGACAGGACACGGTTCTGGCCCAGATCATCCGGCTGGTCAAGACGGCCCAGACATCCAAGGCACCCATCCAGAAGCTGGCCGACCGGATATCGTCAATCTTCATCCCCGGGGTCATCCTGGTGGCGCTCTGGACCTTCGTAGCCTGGTGGATGTTCGGCCCCATGCCCCGCGGCGTATACGGAATCGTGGCGGCGGTCTCCGTCCTGGTCATTGCCTGCCCCTGTGCCCTGGGCCTTGCCACTCCCCTATCCGTGACGATCGGCACTGGACGCGGCGCACGTGCCGGCGTACTCTACCGGTCGGCGGAGGCTCTGCAGGGAGCACACGACGTCGATACCATCGTCCTTGACAAGACCGGCACCATCACCCAGGGCCGACCTGAACTGGCCGATGCCCTGAGTGTGCAGGGGCTGGATGAAAACCTGCTGATCAGGGCGGCCGCGAGCGCCGAGAGCAATTCGGAGCATCCCCTGGCCCAGGCCATCGTCCAGGCCGCCAAGGACCGCAACCTGGAACTGGTCCCGGCCAAGGACTTCGACTCGGTCACCGGCGCCGGCATCGATGCGACCTTCCCCTCAGGATCTTTCGAAGGGAGCAAGGGCACCTCGCACGTCCTTGTCGGCAACCGCAGGCTGCTCGAAGGCAAGGGAATCGACCTGGAGAACGAAACGGCGAACCAGGCAGGCTCGCAGCACCTTTTCGACACCGCCCGCAGCTGGGAGGATCAGGGCCGCACGACCATCTTTGTGGCCATCGACGGCAGGCTTGCCGGGGTCCTGGCAGTGACCGACCAGGTCAAGACCGGCTCCAAGCAGGCCATCCACGACATGAACGAGCGTGGCATCCAGACCATCATGTTGACCGGCGACAACCAGGGCACCGCCGAGCAGGTCGGGGGCCAGGTGGGGGTCACCCGGGTGGTGGCGCAAATCCATCCAGAGGACAAGGCGAGCATCGTCAAGGTCCTTCAGGCCCAAGGACACAAGGTGGCCATGATCGGCGACGGCATCAACGACGCCCCGGCCCTGGCCCAGGCCGACCTGGGCATGGCCATCGGCACCGGAACGGACGTAGCCATCGAGTCCGCCGACGTGACCCTGGTCTCGGGCGACCTGAATGCAGCTGTCAAGGCCATCGACCTCTCTGCTGCGACCATGCGCAACATCCATCAGAACCTCTGGTTCGCCTTCGGGTACAACGGCCTGGGCATCCCCATCGCCGCCGGCGTGCTCTACCCCTTCATCGGACTCCTGCTCAACCCCATGATCGCCGGCGCGGCCATGGCCTTCTCCTCCCTGTCGGTGGTGCTCAACGCCAACCGGCTGCGGCATACGCCCCTGAAGGCAAGGCCGGTCAAGGAGACCAGGCCAATCGACATGGATGCCCTGACCAGGGACCTCAGTATTTCCACTAACCAAGAGAAAGGAAATGAGATGGGACTCTTCCACCATCATGACGACATGCAGCAGAATCAGACACAGGCAGACAAGGTCACCGACCCGGTCTGCGGCATGTCCATCGACCCCAGCACGGCCGCAGCCAAGCGTGACTACCAGGGCAAGACCTACTACTTCTGCTCGCAGAACTGCGTCGATACCTTCGATGCCGATCCGCAGAAGGTGCTCGACAAGTAG
- a CDS encoding YhgE/Pip domain-containing protein: MKTVLAIFRRDLWRILRNPVALVVTIGVAVLPSLYAWFNIMALWDPYSNVKNLPVAVVSMDRGAQSAQTGRINAGRSVIQELRGNNSLGWKFMDDDQRAIDEVHSGQCYAAIVIPEHFSADLVGIVEGTGSRPALNYYVNEKKNAIAPKVTDTGASTIDQEINTVFVSAVSDALAGKVLQTAGDAQGAAEQSRSQVVGDLGDIIDQLDRTDGQLDRIGSTMAQARQTVAGSRNNIKDLQSQISATQTTLSKAQNHMARTRDDSLRFSSALNQALADGSVRLSSAVTDVNTVAGGITADLNATQDKVDRVNSGLGQLVDANGKAVNRLQSGLDHSGLHRGDPAYQSIQRQIDDLKKTNQQQKASLDAFKKNSSTALDSGRQAASDLSSAMTDTGDTGIKALTAASQSLTGTTMPNLLTGLDNLNASNGSLQGALSSLATTAAQTDALLDQLDSTIGQAQSTLTTTRASLVSVRSDLEGVRIDVAALGSSAAWNRMSQTLGLSPESFGKAMASPVELASHTVYPVSNYGSSVAPFYTNLALWVGGFILIAIYKLEVDKEGIRKCTATQAYLGRWLLLVFVGFFQALIATVGDLMLGIQCQQPALFVLAGVFASFVYINIIYALAASFRHIGKALAVVLVILQIPGSSGMYPIEMMPDFFRNLNPWLPFTYGINAMRETIGGMYGNHYWQDMLHIFWYLPAALLIGLVVRRYLLNLNALFDRRLGATDLMLTEQNHSADRRLSLGSLARSILGEGDYRAVIRRRAHRFLALYPTLIRAGLALVLLPVLFLILLFSTEAKIVMLIACIASIVLIDAYLIIVEYICDSYVQQLGLAERPGMDFHTLIRTRRQGPSAMTRLTTAVRESVLNRDGEGAPEDGDRR, translated from the coding sequence GTGAAGACCGTGTTGGCCATCTTCAGGCGAGATCTCTGGCGGATACTGCGCAATCCCGTGGCCTTGGTTGTGACCATCGGGGTGGCCGTGCTGCCCTCCCTCTATGCCTGGTTCAACATCATGGCCCTCTGGGACCCCTACAGTAATGTCAAGAACCTCCCTGTGGCCGTCGTCAGCATGGATCGAGGGGCGCAATCCGCGCAAACCGGCAGGATCAACGCCGGCAGATCGGTCATCCAGGAGCTGCGCGGCAACAACAGCCTGGGCTGGAAGTTCATGGATGATGACCAGAGAGCCATTGACGAGGTCCACTCGGGCCAGTGCTATGCGGCCATTGTCATCCCCGAACATTTCAGCGCCGACCTGGTCGGCATCGTTGAGGGAACCGGGAGCAGGCCTGCTCTGAACTATTACGTCAATGAGAAGAAGAACGCCATCGCCCCCAAGGTTACCGACACCGGCGCATCCACCATCGACCAGGAGATCAACACCGTCTTCGTCTCGGCCGTCAGCGATGCCCTGGCAGGGAAGGTTCTGCAGACCGCCGGCGATGCCCAGGGCGCGGCTGAGCAGAGCCGCAGCCAGGTGGTGGGCGACCTGGGGGACATCATCGACCAGCTGGATCGGACGGACGGCCAGCTCGACCGAATTGGTTCCACCATGGCTCAGGCCCGACAGACCGTGGCCGGCTCCAGAAACAACATCAAGGACCTGCAGAGTCAGATATCGGCCACCCAGACCACCTTGAGCAAGGCCCAGAATCACATGGCCAGGACCCGCGACGACAGTCTTCGATTCTCTTCCGCCCTGAACCAGGCCCTGGCGGACGGGTCGGTACGGCTGTCCAGTGCGGTCACTGATGTGAATACGGTGGCGGGCGGAATCACCGCCGATCTGAACGCCACCCAGGACAAGGTGGACCGGGTCAATTCCGGCCTTGGTCAGCTGGTCGATGCCAACGGAAAGGCCGTAAACCGGCTCCAGTCTGGTCTGGACCATTCCGGGCTGCATCGCGGGGATCCGGCATATCAGAGCATCCAGCGGCAGATCGACGATCTGAAAAAGACCAACCAGCAGCAGAAAGCATCCCTGGATGCCTTCAAGAAGAACTCCTCGACGGCCCTGGATTCGGGCAGGCAGGCCGCATCAGACCTGAGCTCGGCCATGACCGACACCGGCGACACAGGCATCAAGGCCCTGACTGCGGCCAGCCAAAGCCTGACGGGGACCACCATGCCCAACCTCCTTACCGGGCTGGACAACCTCAATGCCTCCAATGGCTCGCTCCAGGGCGCCCTGAGCAGCCTGGCCACCACGGCCGCCCAGACCGATGCCCTGCTGGATCAGCTGGATTCCACCATTGGTCAGGCCCAGTCGACCCTGACCACCACCAGGGCCTCCCTGGTCTCGGTCAGGTCCGACCTGGAGGGGGTTCGCATCGATGTGGCAGCCCTGGGATCCTCGGCCGCCTGGAACCGGATGTCCCAAACCCTGGGGTTGAGTCCGGAATCCTTCGGGAAGGCTATGGCCTCGCCGGTGGAGCTGGCCTCGCACACGGTCTATCCGGTCAGCAACTACGGGTCATCCGTGGCGCCCTTCTATACCAATCTGGCCCTCTGGGTGGGAGGATTCATCCTGATAGCCATCTACAAGCTGGAGGTCGACAAGGAGGGCATCCGCAAGTGCACCGCCACCCAGGCCTACCTGGGCCGCTGGCTTCTGCTGGTCTTCGTCGGCTTCTTCCAGGCGCTGATCGCTACAGTGGGCGACCTGATGCTGGGCATCCAATGCCAGCAGCCGGCCCTGTTCGTCCTGGCCGGGGTCTTCGCCTCCTTCGTCTACATCAACATCATCTACGCCTTGGCCGCCTCCTTCAGGCACATCGGCAAGGCCCTGGCCGTGGTCCTGGTCATTCTGCAGATACCCGGCTCCTCGGGCATGTATCCCATTGAGATGATGCCTGACTTCTTCCGTAATCTGAACCCCTGGCTGCCCTTCACCTACGGAATCAATGCCATGCGCGAGACCATCGGCGGCATGTACGGCAACCACTATTGGCAGGACATGCTCCACATCTTCTGGTACCTGCCGGCGGCCCTGCTGATCGGACTGGTGGTGCGGCGGTACCTGCTCAACCTGAATGCCCTCTTCGACCGGCGGCTCGGCGCCACCGACCTGATGCTGACCGAGCAGAACCATTCCGCTGACCGTCGTCTGAGCTTGGGCAGCCTGGCCCGCTCCATCCTGGGCGAGGGCGACTACCGTGCCGTCATAAGGCGGCGGGCGCATCGCTTCCTGGCACTCTATCCAACACTGATCCGGGCTGGTCTGGCCCTGGTTCTGCTGCCGGTCCTCTTCCTCATCCTGCTGTTCAGCACCGAGGCCAAGATCGTCATGCTGATCGCCTGCATCGCATCCATCGTCCTGATCGATGCCTACCTGATCATCGTCGAATACATCTGTGACAGCTATGTGCAGCAGCTGGGCCTGGCCGAACGTCCCGGCATGGACTTTCACACCCTGATTCGCACGCGCAGGCAGGGGCCTTCGGCCATGACCAGGCTGACCACGGCCGTGCGCGAATCAGTCCTGAATCGTGATGGGGAGGGCGCTCCCGAGGATGGTGATCGCCGATGA
- a CDS encoding alpha/beta fold hydrolase, whose product MSVQLVEERRYDQIMKERVLPDLASCRSDGWMISHDGGEDGGTLLDKAHVRGVDPSRLLHYVCYDRTLFRQGAVESGSALVRGAVIISFGFSEFADKYQEMAWYFLMQGYSVCIPEHWGHGFSGRGVNDPSLIWVDHWHRYVADLAAFCSQVGQQYAQDKPMVLYAHSMGGGVAARMLETFPSLIDKAVLSSPMIAPRTGFMPSVAWTAANAACMMGRSRSMVPGFGPFRPELDMGKYPNGSQARVSWAHKLRARELHYQTSAATFGWVRESLEMSRAILRPDRCSRVETPLLLFQAQPDRFVLPMPQNRFVDQVQQGGCQATLVRIPGSMHELYQMPDKVLRPYLERIFDFFDQPWQLADDR is encoded by the coding sequence ATGAGCGTCCAACTGGTTGAGGAGCGCCGCTACGACCAAATCATGAAGGAGCGTGTCCTTCCTGACTTGGCCTCCTGTCGCAGTGACGGATGGATGATCTCCCATGACGGCGGCGAGGACGGGGGAACCTTGTTGGACAAGGCCCATGTCAGGGGCGTAGACCCATCCCGGCTCTTGCATTACGTCTGCTATGACCGGACGCTTTTCCGCCAGGGGGCGGTGGAGTCAGGATCGGCTCTTGTGCGCGGGGCCGTAATCATCTCCTTCGGTTTTTCGGAATTCGCCGACAAGTATCAGGAGATGGCCTGGTATTTCCTGATGCAGGGGTATTCTGTCTGCATTCCCGAGCACTGGGGACACGGGTTCTCGGGCCGGGGCGTAAACGATCCCAGTCTGATATGGGTGGATCATTGGCATCGGTATGTGGCGGACCTGGCCGCTTTCTGCTCCCAGGTGGGTCAGCAGTATGCCCAGGACAAGCCCATGGTGCTCTATGCCCACTCCATGGGCGGCGGTGTGGCTGCGCGGATGCTGGAGACTTTTCCTTCGCTTATTGACAAGGCGGTCCTGTCATCGCCGATGATTGCGCCGCGGACCGGGTTCATGCCCTCAGTGGCCTGGACCGCAGCCAACGCCGCCTGCATGATGGGCCGCTCTCGCAGCATGGTCCCGGGATTCGGACCATTCCGTCCCGAGCTGGACATGGGCAAGTACCCCAATGGCAGCCAGGCGCGGGTGTCCTGGGCCCATAAGTTGCGGGCCAGGGAGCTGCACTACCAGACCAGCGCCGCCACTTTCGGCTGGGTCAGGGAGAGCCTGGAGATGAGCCGGGCCATACTGCGACCCGACCGGTGCAGTCGGGTGGAGACCCCTCTGTTGCTTTTCCAGGCGCAGCCTGACCGATTCGTGTTGCCGATGCCCCAGAACCGTTTTGTCGACCAGGTCCAGCAGGGCGGCTGCCAGGCCACGCTGGTGCGCATCCCAGGCAGCATGCACGAGCTCTACCAGATGCCGGACAAGGTCCTGAGGCCATACTTGGAGCGCATCTTCGACTTTTTTGACCAGCCCTGGCAGCTCGCTGACGACCGCTAA
- a CDS encoding YhgE/Pip domain-containing protein has translation MRNIWRILRKDLADATSNVIAIIVLMGLIIVPALYAWFNIAASWDPYKNTKAIKVAVANTDKGYKSDLIPVRINVGETVTSTLRANDQLDWRFVNRDQALEGVRSGEYYAAIVIPKDFSADMMTLFSQDVKHANLEYYLNEKKNAIAPHVTEQGADTVATTIDKTFVKTVGQVGIDLASQVFTYSQSPQVQDYLARTTGHIDQMSQRLTTASSQVNAYAGLLDSSGKMIDSTGRILGRSDSATADARKALNQGTKGSKDLGKSLSGSAQAVDAALDQASGAYDTIGSKIDDAFDKVGQQSDAVSSQLNDLSERIRDSAADYDGMIASLEGLRSTVESDANLTADQRQALLTAIDQAQAGMRAAQAVQRDLANRISQASQTASEGKDKLAGQRQDLKNRIAQARASVDQVRTQYRNDLKPRLDDLASSMDTVVTSTDRLLTGLDGTVKGASGLTGPMTNDISQAKDQLGEISQRLDQASKRLTDLGGHLTQASQGKDTQEVKNLLSGDSETLAVLLSSPVGIHRHAVFPVMNYGSAMTPFYTILSIWVGATILAAMMKVALSDKKKAFVLHLDSLQDAWKRADDLDEDSDGRRSWGAFRPESPGNARRFGLQLYQEYFGRFAVFALMAILQGCLIALGDLFYLKVQCVHPLMFVLVAVFASFVFMNLIYTLVVSFGDIGKAIAVILLVMQVAGSGGTFPMETLPGFFQGVYPFLPFVHAIGAMQSAVAGAYGMEFWREMAILALFLVPSLLLGLVLRKPVIRFNDWIVRNLESTRLM, from the coding sequence ATGAGGAACATCTGGAGGATCCTGCGCAAGGACCTGGCCGATGCCACCAGCAACGTCATCGCCATCATCGTCCTGATGGGTCTGATCATCGTTCCGGCCCTCTATGCCTGGTTCAACATCGCCGCCAGTTGGGACCCCTACAAGAACACCAAGGCCATCAAGGTAGCCGTGGCCAACACCGACAAGGGGTACAAGTCCGACCTGATTCCGGTCAGGATCAACGTAGGGGAGACGGTCACCAGCACCCTGCGGGCCAACGACCAGCTGGACTGGAGGTTCGTCAACCGTGACCAGGCCCTGGAGGGGGTGCGCTCAGGTGAGTACTACGCCGCCATCGTCATCCCCAAGGATTTCAGCGCGGACATGATGACCCTCTTCTCGCAGGACGTGAAGCACGCCAACCTTGAGTACTACCTGAACGAAAAGAAGAACGCCATCGCTCCCCATGTCACTGAGCAGGGGGCCGACACCGTGGCCACGACCATTGACAAGACCTTCGTCAAGACCGTGGGCCAGGTGGGAATCGACCTGGCCAGCCAGGTCTTCACATACTCCCAGAGCCCCCAAGTCCAGGATTATCTGGCCAGGACGACAGGCCACATTGACCAGATGTCACAGCGGCTGACCACCGCCTCCAGCCAGGTGAATGCCTATGCGGGCCTTCTGGACTCCTCCGGAAAGATGATTGACTCCACCGGCAGGATTCTGGGTCGGTCCGACTCCGCCACGGCCGATGCCAGGAAGGCCCTGAACCAGGGCACCAAGGGGTCCAAGGATCTGGGCAAGTCCCTCTCCGGGTCGGCCCAGGCGGTCGACGCTGCCCTTGACCAGGCCTCGGGCGCCTATGACACCATCGGTTCCAAGATCGACGACGCTTTTGACAAGGTGGGTCAGCAGAGCGACGCCGTCAGCAGCCAGCTGAACGATTTGAGCGAACGGATCAGAGACTCGGCGGCCGACTACGACGGGATGATCGCCAGCCTGGAGGGTCTGCGCAGCACTGTGGAATCCGATGCCAATCTGACAGCCGACCAGCGCCAGGCTCTTCTGACCGCCATCGATCAGGCCCAGGCCGGAATGCGCGCGGCCCAGGCGGTCCAGCGCGACCTGGCCAATCGGATCAGCCAGGCCTCCCAGACAGCCAGTGAGGGCAAGGACAAGCTGGCCGGTCAGCGCCAGGACCTGAAGAACAGGATTGCCCAGGCCCGCGCCTCGGTCGACCAGGTTCGCACCCAGTACCGCAATGACCTGAAGCCACGCCTGGACGACTTGGCTTCCTCCATGGACACCGTGGTCACCTCGACCGACCGGCTGCTGACGGGTCTGGATGGAACCGTCAAGGGCGCCTCCGGGCTGACGGGACCCATGACCAACGACATCAGCCAGGCCAAGGACCAGCTGGGTGAAATCTCCCAGCGTCTGGACCAGGCCTCCAAGCGGCTGACCGACCTGGGAGGACACCTGACCCAGGCTTCGCAGGGCAAAGATACGCAGGAGGTCAAAAATCTGCTGAGCGGGGATTCCGAAACCCTGGCTGTGCTTCTGTCCTCGCCGGTCGGCATCCATCGGCATGCGGTCTTCCCCGTAATGAACTACGGGTCGGCCATGACGCCCTTCTACACCATCCTCTCCATCTGGGTGGGTGCCACCATTCTGGCTGCCATGATGAAGGTGGCCCTGTCCGACAAGAAGAAGGCCTTCGTCCTGCACCTGGACTCCCTGCAGGATGCCTGGAAGAGGGCCGATGACCTGGATGAGGACTCCGACGGCCGCCGCTCCTGGGGAGCCTTCCGCCCGGAGTCGCCGGGCAACGCCCGCCGCTTTGGCCTTCAGCTCTACCAGGAGTACTTCGGCAGATTCGCGGTCTTCGCCCTGATGGCCATCCTGCAGGGCTGCCTGATCGCGCTGGGAGACCTCTTCTACCTGAAAGTCCAGTGCGTACATCCGCTGATGTTCGTGCTGGTTGCGGTCTTCGCCTCCTTCGTCTTCATGAATCTGATCTATACCCTGGTCGTCTCCTTCGGGGACATCGGCAAGGCCATCGCCGTCATTCTCCTGGTCATGCAGGTGGCCGGTTCGGGCGGCACCTTCCCCATGGAGACCCTGCCCGGCTTCTTCCAGGGGGTCTATCCCTTCCTGCCCTTCGTCCACGCCATCGGGGCCATGCAGTCGGCCGTTGCCGGAGCCTACGGCATGGAGTTCTGGCGTGAGATGGCCATCCTGGCCCTCTTCCTGGTGCCTTCGTTGTTGCTGGGGCTGGTTTTGCGCAAGCCCGTCATCCGCTTCAATGATTGGATCGTCAGAAACCTTGAGAGCACCCGGCTCATGTAG